DNA sequence from the Brachybacterium avium genome:
GACCTTGCCGGCACCGACGGCGCGCTGGACGCGCTGCACGACGGCAACACCCTGCGCACCGTGGTGGAGGTGGCCCGATGACCGCTCGACTCGCACACGCAGTCACCTCCGGCACCTTCAGCCTGGACGGCGAGACCCATCAGGTGGACAACAACGTGTGGGTGCTCGGCGACGACGAGCAGTGCGTCGTCTTCGACGCACCGCACGACGTGGAGACCGTCCTGGACCTGGTCGGCGAGCGGGAGTGCGTGGGCATCCTGCTCACCCACGCCCACGACGACCACGTGCGGATGGCGCCCGAGCTCTCCGAGGCACTCGAGGCCCCGATCCTGCTGAACCCCGTCGATCGGGAGGTCTGGCAGCTCACCCACGGCGACCTGCCCTGGGACGACGACGTCGCCGACGGTGACATGTTCACGATCGCGGGAGTGAACCTCGAG
Encoded proteins:
- a CDS encoding MBL fold metallo-hydrolase, with product MTARLAHAVTSGTFSLDGETHQVDNNVWVLGDDEQCVVFDAPHDVETVLDLVGERECVGILLTHAHDDHVRMAPELSEALEAPILLNPVDREVWQLTHGDLPWDDDVADGDMFTIAGVNLEALHTPGHSPGSTCYYSEELGAVFTGDTLFQGGPGATGRSFSSRETIEQSVRERLFALPEDTVVHTGHGPDTTIGTEKRAAQGDWL